One region of Drosophila teissieri strain GT53w chromosome 2L, Prin_Dtei_1.1, whole genome shotgun sequence genomic DNA includes:
- the LOC122621085 gene encoding protein sly1 homolog has product MLTLRERQINAIKQMLNLNSQQPKALAAEPVWKILIYDRVGQDIISPIISIKELRELGVTLHVQLHSDRDSIPDVPAIYFCLPTDENLDRIQQDFSNGLYDVYHLNFLAPITRSKIENLAAAALHAGCVANIHRVYDQYVNFISLEDDFFILKHQQSDQLSYYAINRANTRDEEMEALMDSIVDSLFALFVTLGNVPIIRCPRNSAAEMVARKLEKKLRENLWDARANLFHMDATQAGGGVFSFQRPVLLLLDRNMDLATPLHHTWSYQALVHDVLDLGLNLVYVEDETASAGARKKPKACDLDRNDRFWMTHKGSPFPTVAEAIQEELESYRNSEEEIKRLKTSMGIEGESDIAFSLVNDTTARLTNAVNSLPQLMEKKRLIDMHTKIATAILNFIKARRLDSFFEIEEKVMSKQTLDRPLLDLLRDGEFGQAEDKLRLYIIYFICAQQLPESEQERLKEALQAAGCDLTALAYVQRWKGIMNRSPSISQATQYEGGGTKTVSMFTKLVSQGSSFVMEGVKNLVVKRHNLPVTKITEQVMECRSNAETDDYLYLDPKLLKGGDVLPKNRAPFQDAVVFMVGGGNYIEYQNLVDFIKQKQTSNVQRRIIYGASTLTNARQFLKELSALGGEIQSPTATS; this is encoded by the exons ATGCTGACCCTGCGGGAGCGCCAAATCA ATGCCATTAAGCAGATGCTTAATTTGAACTCGCAGCAGCCGAAAGCCCTAGCTGCCGAGCCGGTGTGGAAGATCCTCATCTACGATCGCGTTGGCCAGGACATCATATCGCCCATTATTTCCATCAAGGAGCTGCGCGAATTGGGCGTGACCCTGCATGT GCAACTCCACTCGGATCGTGACTCCATTCCGGATGTGCCGGCTATATACTTCTGCCTGCCCACCGATGAGAATCTGGACAGGATTCAGCAGGACTTCTCGAACGGACTATACGACGTGTACCACCTGAACTTCCTAGCGCCCATCACGCGCAGCAAAATCGAGAATCTGGCCGCCGCAGCACTGCATGCCGGTTGCGTGGCCAACATCCATCGCGTTTACGACCAGTATGTGAACTTCATCAGTCTGGAGGATGACTTCTTCATCCTAAAGCACCAGCAAAGCGATCAGCTCTCCTACTACGCCATCAACCGGGCCAACACGCGCGATGAGGAGATGGAGGCCCTGATGGACTCCATTGTGGACTCGCTCTTCGCCCTGTTTGTGACCCTGGGCAATGTGCCCATCATCCGCTGTCCGCGGAACAGTGCCGCTGAAATGGTGGCCCGCAAGCTGGAGAAGAAGCTGCGCGAGAACCTCTGGGATGCGCGTGCCAATTTGTTCCATATGGATGCCACGCAGGCCGGCGGCGGAGTGTTCAGCTTTCAGAGGCCtgtgctcctgctgctggacaGGAACATGGATCTAGCAACACCGCTCCATCACACCTGGTCGTATCAGGCGCTGGTGCACGATGTCCTGGACTTGGGTCTGAATCTGGTCTACGTGGAGGACGAGACGGCTAGTGCGG GAGCACGCAAGAAGCCCAAGGCGTGCGATTTGGACCGCAACGATCGCTTCTGGATGACGCACAAGGGCAGTCCGTTTCCCACAGTGGCCGAGGCCAtccaggaggagctggagtcCTATCGGAATTCCGAGGAGGAGATCAAGCGCTTGAAGACCTCAATGGGTATCGAGGGCGAGTCGGACATTGCATTCTCCCTGGTCAACGACACCACGGCCAGGCTCACCAATGCCGTCAATTCGCTGCCCCAACTGATGGAGAAGAAGCGACTGATCGACATGCACACCAAGATCGCCACTGCAATCCTGAACTTCATTAAGGCTCGCCGACTGGATTCGTTCTTTGAGATCGAGGAGAAGGTCATGTCCAAGCAAACGCTGGACAGACCGCTGCTGGACCTACTGCGGGATGGAGAGTTTGGCCAGGCGGAAGACAAGCTGCGTCTGTACATCATCTACTTTATCTGTGCGCAGCAGCTACCCGAATCGGAGCAGGAGCGGCTCAAGGAGGCGCTGCAGGCAGCCGGTTGTGATCTAACTGCCCTTGCGTACGTGCAGCGCTGGAAGGGAATCATGAACCGATCGCCGAGCATCAGCCAAGCCACCCAGTACGAGGGTGGCGGCACCAAGACTGTGTCCATGTTCACTAAGCTCGTCTCACAGGGCAGCTCCTTCGTGATGGAGGGCGTCAAGAATCTGGTGGTTAAGCGACAT AATCTTCCCGTGACCAAGATCACCGAGCAGGTGATGGAGTGCCGCAGCAATGCGGAAACGGATGACTACCTTTATCTGGATCCCAAGCTGCTCAAAGGAGGCGACGTGCTGCCCAAAAACCGGGCTCCATTCCAGGACGCGGTGGTGTTTATGGTCGGCGGAGGCAACTACATCGAGTACCAGAACCTGGTGGACTTCATCAAACAGAAGCAAACGTCCAATGTGCAACGGCGGATCATTTATGGCGCTTCCACGCTGACCAACGCGAGGCAGTTCCTCAAGGAGCTCTCCGCCTTGGGCGGCGAGATCCAGTCGCCGACTGCGACGAGTTAG
- the LOC122621094 gene encoding LOW QUALITY PROTEIN: out at first protein (The sequence of the model RefSeq protein was modified relative to this genomic sequence to represent the inferred CDS: substituted 1 base at 1 genomic stop codon) — MIMKAEHPHQHIATAANAARQAQIRWRVTHFKALSRIRTPSQGTCCGRVVSKNHFFKHSRAFLWFLLCNLVMGVDRAHSQLLINVQNQGGEVIQESITSNIGEDLITLEFQKTDGTLITQVIDFRNEVQILKALVLGEEERGQSQYQVMCFATKFNKGDFISSAAMAKLRQKNPHTIRTPEEDKGRETFTMSSWVQLNRSLPITRHLQGLCAEAMDATYVRDVDLKAWAELPGSSISSLEAATEKFPDTLSTRCNEVSSLWAPCLCNLETCIGWYPCGLKYCKGKGVAGADSSGAQQQAQSTNYRCGIKTCRKCTQFTYYVRQKQQCLWDEXRRGELQLMQMQMRCARRRNGSEIEDDASATCPGGETRAATTTATITGGGTGGSGKQDTTAATTTTTNKLRQLLLLVQQQMPFALWSFPVHHISHHPPKSQSQSHSQSHSQSQFQHKPSRQQQQHQHHSQVASTSHQQSSPSSSPSSSSSAMAAIVA, encoded by the exons atGATCATGAAAGCGGAGCATCCGCACCAGCACATCGCAACTGCCGCGAATGCGGCACGCCAGGCGCAGATCCGCTGGCGAGTTACGCACTTTAAGGCACTGAGCCGCATAAGAACACCTTCGCAGGGCACTTGCTGCGGTCGCGTCGTTAGTAAAAATCACTTTTTCAAGCACAGTCGCGCTTTTCTGTGGTTCCTGCTCTGCAACCTAGTGATGGGCGTGGACCGCGCCCACTCCCAGCTGCTCATCAACGTCCAAAATCAG gGCGGCGAGGTGATCCAGGAGAGTATTACCTCCAACATCGGCGAGGACCTGATAACGCTGGAGTTTCAGAAGACCGACGGAACGCTCATCACCCAGGTCATCGACTTTCGCAAT GAGGTTCAAATCCTCAAGGCCTTGGTTCTCGGCGAGGAGGAGCGTGGCCAGAGCCAGTACCAGGTCATGTGCTTCGCCACCAAGTTCAACAAGGGCGACTTCATCTCCTCGGCGGCCATGGCCAAGCTGCGCCAGAAGAATCCGCACACCATCCGCACGCCCGAGGAGGACAAGGGCCGCGAGACCTTCACCATGAGCAGCTGGGTGCAGCTCAATCGCTCCCTGCCCATCACGAGGCATCTGCAGGGACTCTGCGCCGAGGCCATGGACGCCACCTACGTCCGGGATGTGGACCTCAAGGCTTGGGCGGAGCTGCCAG GCTCCTCGATTTCCAGCCTGGAGGCGGCCACCGAGAAGTTCCCGGACACGCTCTCGACGCGCTGCAACGAGGTGAGCAGCCTGTGGGCGCCCTGCCTGTGCAACCTGGAGACCTGCATCGGCTGGTATCCCTGCGGACTCAAGTACTGCAAGGGCAAGGGAGTCGCGGGAGCGGACTCGTCGGGCGCCCAGCAGCAGGCACAGTCGACGAATTATCGCTGCGGCATCAAGACCTGCCGCAAGTGCACACAGTTCACCTATTATGTGCGGCAGAAACAACAGTGCCTCTGGGATGAATGACGACGCGGCGAGCTGCAgctgatgcagatgcagatgcgcTGCGCCAGGCGGCGGAATGGGAGCGAGATTGAGGATGATGCCAGTGCCACCTGCCCGGGTGGCGAAACAAGAGCAGCTACCACAACGGCGACAATAACTGGCGGGGGGACTGGGGGAAGTGGGAAGCAGGATACAACGGCAGCGACAACAACGACGACCAACAAATTACGCCAACTGCTTTTGTTGGTCCAGCAGCAGATGCCTTTTGCTCTGTGGAGTTTTCCGGTCCATCACATTTCCCACCACCCCCCCaagtcccaatcccagtcccactcccaatcccattcccagtcCCAATTCCAACATAAGCCCagccggcagcagcaacagcatcagcatcattCTCAGGTTGCCTCCACTTCGCATCAGCagtcatcaccatcatcatcgccatcatcatcgtcgtccgCAATGGCCGCCATCGTTGCGTGA
- the LOC122611824 gene encoding uncharacterized protein LOC122611824 produces MLQTPVNVAFFKRYSNYRRFMYNVTVDFCRFLKNPSSSPFVNFWYRIGVNHSNINHTCPYNHDLRIEKLPVEVVNYQVTEVLPLPEGDYLIKTTWLAYDIKKVEVQIFGTLF; encoded by the exons ATGCTTCAAACTCCA GTTAATGTCGCGTTCTTCAAGCGATATAGTAACTATAGGCGTTTCATGTACAATGTTACAGTGGACTTCTGTAGATTCTTGAAAAATCCCAGCTCGAGTCCATTTGTTAACTTTTGGTACCGCATTGGTGTAAACCACTCCAATATCAACCACACGTGTCCCTACAAT CACGATCTGCGAATAGAAAAGCTTCCGGTCGAAGTTGTGAATTACCAGGTGACGGAAGTGCTGCCCCTTCCTGAAGGAGATTATTTGATCAAAACCACCTGGCTTGCCTACGACATTAAGAAGGTCGAAGTCCAAATCTTTGGCACTCTATTCTAG
- the LOC122626485 gene encoding cilia- and flagella-associated protein 299 yields MSVSHFQHYQDYVDSFITIQDTRYLANKETQRNLIQNACGKNCLGNLLTREQFHNRKEKELLLLKPRGLRGLQLFGDYLNNNDEVLQQFAIREKKLLEKQISTVVYLMMRSKKGLEISSFLDLEQSLRESRCENSPSYVDWRGIFEGRLKLRPSKLHLSYFDWHQNRVSFNNSDNFRVMNQRVHSLLLQHMGDHKIFCVNASCDCEHSKNVGSKTYFSPIYGYVIFFDHIIRRIN; encoded by the exons ATGAGTGTGAGTCACTTCCAGCACTACCAGGACTATGTGGACAGCTTCATAACCATCCAGGACACTCGCTACTTGGCCAACAAGGAGACGCAGAGGAACCTGATCCAGAATGCCTGCGGCAAGAATTGCCTGGGCAATCTGCTCACCCGCGAGCAATTCCACAATCGCAAGGAGAAAGAGTTGCTCCTGCTGAAGCCGAGGGGATTGCGAGGACTTCAACTTTTCGGCGACTACTTGAACAACAACGATGAGGTGCTGCAACAGTTTGCCATTCGCGAGAAAAAGCTGCTCGAAAAGCAGATTTCG ACTGTCGTCTACCTAATGATGCGTTCGAAGAAGGGCCTGGAGATCTCCAGCTTCCTGGACCTGGAGCAGAGTCTGCGGGAGTCGCGATGCGAGAATTCGCCGAGCTACGTGGACTGGCGGGGCATTTTCGAGGGCAGGCTGAAGCTGAGGCCATCGAAGTTGCATCTCAGCTACTTTGACTGGCACCAGAATCGCGTGTCCTtcaacaacagcgacaactTCCGGGTGATGAACCAGCGGGTCCACAGTCTGCTGCTGCAACATATGGGCGACCACAAAATATTCTGCGTGAACGCCTCCTGCGACTGCGAGCACTCGAAAAATGTCGGCAGCAAAACGTATTTCTCGCCCATTTATGGTTATGTCATATTCTTCGACCACATAATCAGGCGCATTAATTAG